A region of the Pricia mediterranea genome:
ATGCGCAGTCCTCGCAAAATTTTAATGCATCCACGGATACAGGGCCGGTACGGTTCGGAGCAAAGGCGGGTCTGGGTTTCTCCACGTTTTCCGGGGATTTTGCGGATATCAGTCCCAAATTAGGCTTCCATTTCGGTGGAGCGGCCGAAATTCCGGCTTTCTCGGAGAATTTTTACCTACAGCCCGAACTTCTTCTGTCGTTTCAGAGAACGGATATCGGTATCGGGAACTTGAACCTGACCTACCTGCAATTGCCTTTAATGACCAAATACCACATTACCGATGAAATCGCTGCGGAATTCGGTCCACAAGTAGGGGTGCTTGTAGGGGATAACGGGGATGACTTGATTGCCATCGAAAGAAATACAGTGGATTTCGGAATAAACGTAGGGGCCGGATATCGTATGAACGATACTATTTATTTTCAGCTCCGCTTCGGATTGGGTGTTTCAAAGCTTTTTGATAATTTCAATTCCAGAAACAGGGCGCTCTCCCTTGGCGGCGTGTATTACTTTTAGAAGGTACTAGGCTTCCGCTTAGAAGCGTGGGGGAGCGATTAGACCGTACCAATTGTTGCGATATTAAATAAGAATGAGAAAATCGATATGAAGATCCTGATCATTAATGGTCCCAATCTTAATCTCTTGGGAAAACGCGAACCTGAAGTTTATGGTAACCAGACATTTGAAGACCATTTTCCTGATTTACAGTTTAAATTCAAGAAACTGCAGCTAGAATATTTTCAGTCCAATAGCGAAGGCGAACTCATTGATAAGATTCAAGAGGTCGGTTTTTCTTATGATGGCATCATACTCAATGCGGCCGCCTACACCCACACTTCGATCGGAATCGGAGATGCCGTGAAGGCCATTAAAACCCCAGTGGTCGAAGTACATATTTCGAATACCCATAAGCGCGAGCAGTTCCGTCACATATCTTATATCTCACCGAATGCAATGGGCGTAATTTTAGGATTCGGACTGAAAAGTTACGAATTGGCGATCCAAAGTTTTTTGGAGTAATCGGATGGCGCGGAAAAAGATTGACCTACTTATTGAAAACATACGGCTTACCACGATTGATCAGGAGGTTTCTAAAAGGGCGATCAAGGATAAAAGGGTACATGGTTTTGAGGACGCCCCACGATATTATTTCGCCCTTAAGGCATCCTGCGAAATCGTAATTGCCGAACATACATCCGATTTTATTTTAGCTAAATTCCCGCGGTAGGATGCGAGGATTTTATCCTAAACTATCCTTGATTTCCACTTTCTTTACCCGCAGCAACAAGAGCATCCCGATTAAAAAAAACAATCCGAGAAAAATTATCGAATAGCGAATACTTCCGGTCACTTGGGCGATGTAGCCGTAAGTCAACATTCCGATAACGATACCTATTTTTTCTGAAACATCGTAGAAGCTGAAATACGAAGTGGTATCTACGGCATCTGGGGGAAGCAATTTGGAATAGGTCGAGCGTGATAGAGATTGTATGCCACCCATGACCAGCCCGACGAAGCCCGCGGTGATGTAAAACTCGAGGGGCGTCACGATGGTGTAGGCGAATATGCAAATGCCGATCCAAATGAGGTTTAGGACGATCAAGGTGCTGATATTTCCAAACCGTGCGGAACATCTTGAGGTAATATACGCTCCTAGGATCGCGACAATCTGTATGAGCAGTACGCTGACGATCAAACCCGTGGTGGAGTCCGTGCCTCCCCAGTCCAGCTCCTCGATTCCGAAATAGGTGGCGATCAGCATAATGGTCTGTACGGCCATACTGTAAACAAAAAAAGCGCCCAGATATCTTTTAAGCGGGATATTGGCTTTGATTTTTTTCCATATCCGTGTCAGTTCCCTAAACCCGTTGAAGAGCAGGTTTTTGGTAAAGGTGCCGTTTTTGTTGCCCTTGGGCAGATGATAAAAGGTATATTGGCTAAAACCCATCCACCAAACCCCGGTCAGGACAAAGGACAGTCGGGTAGGGGTCGAGGCATCGTCAAATCCAAAGGTCTCGAACTTCAAAATCATCGCAAGGCAAATCAAAAGAAGCAGAACGCTACCGATATACCCCAGGGAATAGCCTTTGGCACTGATAGCATCCTGTTGTTCGGGGTATGCGATATCGGGCAAGTACGAATTGTAGAACACTAAGCTCGACCAGAAACCGATCAGGGCTATAAAGTAACACAGCAATCCGAACCAGAGATAATCAAGGCTGAACCAATACAGCCCGATACAGGCCGATGCGCCCAAATAGCAGAAGAATTTTAAAAACACCTTTTTGTTGCCGGCGTAATCGGCGATACCGCTTAACAGGGGGCTCAAAAAAGAGACCACCAAGAAGGCGATTGCGGTCACATAACTGATTAGGGTGTCATTGTTGAAATCCGTTCCAAAAAAACGGACGGTATCATCGAGCATTTGGCCATTTTCATCCTTGACCAAGGTCAGGGCCCCGTAGAAAATAGGGAAAACCGCAGAGGAGATAACCAGATTATAGACGGAATTGGCCCAATCGTAAAACGCCCAGGCATTCAGTAATTTTTTGTCTCCCTTCAATGTTTGGTGAGGTTAAAACTTGTTTAAGCCAATTCTTATAAAATTAAAAGCCGCTCTGTTCAGGAACGGCTTTCAAGTTACAATTATTGTGGAATCTTTTATCGAAACGAGGTGACTCCGAACTTCTTGGCTTCGGCTTTGGCCATAGGTGCCCATTCGGTCAGGTTTTGAATCCGCGTATCGTTGGAGGGGTGAGTGCTCAAGAATTCGGGCGGGGTCTGTCCGCCACTTTCGGCCTTCATCCTTTTCCAGAGTTCTGCAGCTTCGGATGGATCATAGCCGGCAATGGCCATAATCTGCAGCCCGATACGGTCGGCCTCGGTTTCGTGGCTCCTGCTAAAGGGCAGCATGACGCCTACCGTTGAACCTACCCCATAGGCCTGATTGAAAATATTGCGTTTTTGTGGGTCTTGAATGGCCACGTTTCCTGCCACGGCTCCTAATTGTTGCAGGGTGCCGGCACTCATGCGTTGGGCCCCATGGTCTGCCAGGGCATGCGCCACCTCATGGCCCATGACTACGGCGACTCCGGTCTCATTTTGGCAAATGGGCATGATACCGGTATAAAACACGATCTTTCCGCCAGGCATGCACCAGGCATTGACCGTCTCGTCCTTGACCAGATTGTATTCCCATTTATAATCTTTAAGGTATCCGGGATATCCGTTTGCCGAAAGCCAGCGTTCCGCGGCGGATGAAATGCGCTGTCCTACATTGGTTATCATTTTCGCCTCCGCAGTGTTTTCTACGACTTTATGCTCGTTCAGAAATTCGTCGTACTGGGCGAAGGCCGACGGAAAGAGTTGGCTGTTCGGATAGAAATTTAAAACCTGTTTGCCGGTAAAGGGATTGGTCTTACATGCGACAACGGCCAGTAGTACGGTTAGGATTAAAACTATTTTTTTCATAACGTATCTATTTTGTTCACGTAAATATTCTAACTCTATTCGTTTACAAAGTTGAGCTTGTACTTATCTACGGCTAGTCTTCACGTTTTAGTCATTCGTCTTCGTTATTAGTACTCCCAGTTTCGTCTTCTTCGGGTAGTTCTTTCTTTCCCCTGATACGCAATTGGGTAAAGTCTTTTGATATTATGATACTATTGTCCTGATCGAAATTGACTTCCTCTAACTCTACCTCTTCGTTATCGACCGTAACCTTGCTTATCTCAAAAGGCAGCCCGAGCAGTCGGATGTTGAATGTATCGTAACTGGTAATAAAGCTACCGTCTTTAAACTGTTGTATGGTAAGTTCGTTTTTCTTTCCTGAAAATTTAAAATTTCTCAGACTGTATTTTCCGTTTTCATAAGAATAACCGTCATTGGCATCCTCGTAAACGGTAGAATTCTCCGCGCCTTCGGTGTAATATACTTCCAAAACCAGTTCTTCGATCTCTTTTTCACCGACGTATTGCTGTACCGGATATTTCGGGATGATCGCACCCGCCTTGATGAATACCGGAATACTGTCAATATCGGCCTCTATCCAGGTCTCTTTGCCTCCCTCCATCATGTCATTATTCCAATAATTATACCAATCCCCGCGCGGGATGTACATCCGACGTCCTTTAGCGTTGGGTTCCTGTACGGGACACACTAGAATTTGCTCGCCAAAGATAAACTCATCGGTTCTAAAATGGGTCTGGGTATCTTCTTGATCGTAGCATACTATGGGCTGTAGCATTGGTTTTCCCTCACGAGTGTACCGCCAGAACATGGTGTAAAGATAGGGCAATAGCTGGTAGCGAAGCTCTATGAACTTTCTGACGATATCGGTAATTTCCTTTCCGAAGGACCAAGGTTCCTGGTCCCCGTGATCCCCACTGGAGTGGACGCGAAAGAATGGATGGAACGCGCCCAACTGTATCCATCTGGCAAAAAGTTCGCCGCTGGGCTGCTCGGCGAAGCCACCGATATCGCATCCCACGAAGGAATAGCCGCTCATGCTCATCCGTTGCATCTGAACGTTCGAAATCCATAAATGTTCCCATGTAGCGACGTTATCGCCCGTCCAGGTGGACGAAAATCTTTGCGTGCCGGAATAGGCCGCACGGGTAATGACCATAGGTCTTTTGGGGTACACATATTTCTTTACGCCTTCGTAGGTCGCCCTGACCATCTGCATTCCATACACGTTGTGGGCCTTTCTGTGGCTGCAAGGGTGCCCGTCATAATTATGCCGGGTATCCAGGGGGGCGGTCTTGGTGGGTACTTCCATCACGGCCGGTTCGTTCATGTCGTTCCAGACCGCATGTACGCCGAGTTCCACCATAAATTCCTTGTACAGTCCGGCCCACCACTCGCGGACCTCGGGATTCGTAAAATCGGGAAAATTGCATTCCCCGGGCCACACCTTTCCCTTCATGTAGGGGCCATCCGCTCGTTTACAGAAGTAATCGTTTTCCAATGCTTCCCGATAGACCCAATAATCTCTATCGATTTTGATGCCCGGATCGATCATCACCACGGTCTTGAAACCGTCTTTCTCCAATTCGGCGATCATGCGTTTTGGTTCAGGAAACTTGGTCTTGTCCCAGGTAAAGCACCGAAACCCGTCCATATAATCGATATCGAGATAGATGGCATCGCAAGGAATTTTCTCGTCCCTGAACTTCTGGGCGATGTCCTTCACCTGACTTTCGGGAAAATAGCTCCATTTCGATTGGTGGAAGCCAAGGGCCCAAAGCGGGGGCAATTCGGGCGCCCCCGTCAAATTGGTATAGGCGCGTACTGCCTTGTACATTTCGGGGCCGTAGAAAAAATAATAGTTCATCTCTCCCCCTTCTGCCCAAAAGCTCGTTGTGTTGCGGCGTTCGTGGGCGAAATCAAAATGAGTCTTAAAGCTGTTGTCGAAAAAGATACCGTAGCTCTTTCCGCCGTGAAGTCCTAAATAGAACGGGATTGCCTTGTAAAGAGGGTCTTGATCTTTGCCGTAGGCATACTGATCGGTCACCCAATTGCTCACGCGTTTACCCTTTAGATTGCTGTGGGTGGCCTTGTCTCCCATCCCGTAGTAGCTTTCGGAATGTTGGGTGATCTTCCCCATTTTAACGGTGTTGCCGCCGTGTTCATAGTTCTCCTCCCAATGGAAACCCAGCTCGTCTTCGTTGATAATGTTGCCTTCGAGGTCTGAAATTTGGGTACGCAGACTTTTTTTATCGACTAGGACCTGAATTTTGGAGGTCTCTATAATGTATTCGGTTTTCGTTTCCAATACCTCGAGTCGATTATACCCTCTTCGGGCATTGGGGTCAACGGCATACGAAAAGTCCGGGGGGAAAGTGTGTTCGGTGGCATATCGAAAGCGGATGGTTCGATCTTGGACCACGGTAACCTCCAGAATCACTCCATTTTCAGTGGTGAAGTAGAATTTGTCCTTATCCCTGATGTATTTAACAATATGGTTGGGGTAGAGATTGCCTTTGTATTCAAGGTCTGTGTTGGTGATCATGTGGTTATCATTTAAAGACCTGCAAAAATAACAATATTAGGGGGTAACTCCGAAATGATTTTCATGCAGGGATGGATGGGGATCTACCCAAAAAAATTGTGGCAGGCCCCATGAGATGATGGCACTGGGTCAAACTACTGAAAAATCACGATGCTCAAAGGTGGGATGGTCAGCTCGACGGACTGTTCGCGTCCGTTCC
Encoded here:
- a CDS encoding porin family protein, with protein sequence MNFKLHAILAMILFGSAQVYAQSSQNFNASTDTGPVRFGAKAGLGFSTFSGDFADISPKLGFHFGGAAEIPAFSENFYLQPELLLSFQRTDIGIGNLNLTYLQLPLMTKYHITDEIAAEFGPQVGVLVGDNGDDLIAIERNTVDFGINVGAGYRMNDTIYFQLRFGLGVSKLFDNFNSRNRALSLGGVYYF
- the aroQ gene encoding type II 3-dehydroquinate dehydratase, coding for MKILIINGPNLNLLGKREPEVYGNQTFEDHFPDLQFKFKKLQLEYFQSNSEGELIDKIQEVGFSYDGIILNAAAYTHTSIGIGDAVKAIKTPVVEVHISNTHKREQFRHISYISPNAMGVILGFGLKSYELAIQSFLE
- a CDS encoding glycoside hydrolase family 31 protein, which gives rise to MITNTDLEYKGNLYPNHIVKYIRDKDKFYFTTENGVILEVTVVQDRTIRFRYATEHTFPPDFSYAVDPNARRGYNRLEVLETKTEYIIETSKIQVLVDKKSLRTQISDLEGNIINEDELGFHWEENYEHGGNTVKMGKITQHSESYYGMGDKATHSNLKGKRVSNWVTDQYAYGKDQDPLYKAIPFYLGLHGGKSYGIFFDNSFKTHFDFAHERRNTTSFWAEGGEMNYYFFYGPEMYKAVRAYTNLTGAPELPPLWALGFHQSKWSYFPESQVKDIAQKFRDEKIPCDAIYLDIDYMDGFRCFTWDKTKFPEPKRMIAELEKDGFKTVVMIDPGIKIDRDYWVYREALENDYFCKRADGPYMKGKVWPGECNFPDFTNPEVREWWAGLYKEFMVELGVHAVWNDMNEPAVMEVPTKTAPLDTRHNYDGHPCSHRKAHNVYGMQMVRATYEGVKKYVYPKRPMVITRAAYSGTQRFSSTWTGDNVATWEHLWISNVQMQRMSMSGYSFVGCDIGGFAEQPSGELFARWIQLGAFHPFFRVHSSGDHGDQEPWSFGKEITDIVRKFIELRYQLLPYLYTMFWRYTREGKPMLQPIVCYDQEDTQTHFRTDEFIFGEQILVCPVQEPNAKGRRMYIPRGDWYNYWNNDMMEGGKETWIEADIDSIPVFIKAGAIIPKYPVQQYVGEKEIEELVLEVYYTEGAENSTVYEDANDGYSYENGKYSLRNFKFSGKKNELTIQQFKDGSFITSYDTFNIRLLGLPFEISKVTVDNEEVELEEVNFDQDNSIIISKDFTQLRIRGKKELPEEDETGSTNNEDE
- a CDS encoding MFS transporter; this encodes MKGDKKLLNAWAFYDWANSVYNLVISSAVFPIFYGALTLVKDENGQMLDDTVRFFGTDFNNDTLISYVTAIAFLVVSFLSPLLSGIADYAGNKKVFLKFFCYLGASACIGLYWFSLDYLWFGLLCYFIALIGFWSSLVFYNSYLPDIAYPEQQDAISAKGYSLGYIGSVLLLLICLAMILKFETFGFDDASTPTRLSFVLTGVWWMGFSQYTFYHLPKGNKNGTFTKNLLFNGFRELTRIWKKIKANIPLKRYLGAFFVYSMAVQTIMLIATYFGIEELDWGGTDSTTGLIVSVLLIQIVAILGAYITSRCSARFGNISTLIVLNLIWIGICIFAYTIVTPLEFYITAGFVGLVMGGIQSLSRSTYSKLLPPDAVDTTSYFSFYDVSEKIGIVIGMLTYGYIAQVTGSIRYSIIFLGLFFLIGMLLLLRVKKVEIKDSLG
- a CDS encoding M48 family metallopeptidase, with amino-acid sequence MKKIVLILTVLLAVVACKTNPFTGKQVLNFYPNSQLFPSAFAQYDEFLNEHKVVENTAEAKMITNVGQRISSAAERWLSANGYPGYLKDYKWEYNLVKDETVNAWCMPGGKIVFYTGIMPICQNETGVAVVMGHEVAHALADHGAQRMSAGTLQQLGAVAGNVAIQDPQKRNIFNQAYGVGSTVGVMLPFSRSHETEADRIGLQIMAIAGYDPSEAAELWKRMKAESGGQTPPEFLSTHPSNDTRIQNLTEWAPMAKAEAKKFGVTSFR